In one Shinella zoogloeoides genomic region, the following are encoded:
- a CDS encoding EamA family transporter yields MKALLTSWQAWALGSAIFAALTAIFAKIGITGVNSDFATFVRTVVILLVIALMLTLAGNWQAPGSVPAKSWIFLVLSGLATGASWLCYFRALQIGKASQVAPVDKLSVVFVAVFAVLVLGEQLSAAHWIAVLMIGGGALLLALPI; encoded by the coding sequence GTGAAGGCGCTCCTGACCTCCTGGCAGGCCTGGGCGCTCGGCTCGGCCATCTTCGCCGCGCTCACCGCGATCTTCGCCAAGATCGGCATCACCGGCGTCAATTCCGACTTCGCGACCTTCGTGCGCACCGTCGTCATCCTTCTCGTCATCGCCCTCATGCTGACGCTTGCCGGCAATTGGCAGGCGCCCGGTTCCGTGCCGGCGAAGAGCTGGATCTTCCTCGTTCTGTCGGGTCTGGCGACCGGCGCGTCCTGGCTCTGCTATTTCCGCGCCCTGCAGATCGGCAAGGCCTCGCAGGTCGCGCCCGTCGACAAGCTGAGCGTCGTGTTCGTCGCGGTCTTCGCCGTGCTCGTGCTCGGCGAGCAGCTTTCGGCCGCCCATTGGATCGCGGTTTTAATGATCGGCGGCGGCGCCTTGCTGCTGGCGCTTCCCATATGA
- the betA gene encoding choline dehydrogenase, translating to MQNADYIIIGSGSAGSALAYRLSEDGKHSVMVLEYGGSDIGPFIQMPAALAWPMSMKRYNWGYLSEPEPHLNNRRITAPRGKVLGGSSSINGLVYVRGHAEDFNRWEELGAQGWAYADVLPYYKRMETSQGGEAGWRGTDGPLHVRRGPVTNPLFHAFIQAGSQAGFELTDDYNGSKQEGFGLMEQTIHNGRRWSAANAYLRPAMKRPNVSLVRCFARRIVIENGRAVGVEIERNGKVEVVKANREVIVSASSFNSPKLLMLSGIGPAQHLKDMGIEVKVDRPGVGANLQDHMEFYFQQISTKPVSLYSWLPWFWQGVAGAQWLLSKGGLGASNQFEACAFLRSAPGLRQPDIQYHFLPVAISYDGKAAAKSHGFQVHVGYNLSRSRGNVTLRSSDPMADPLIRFNYMSHEEDWVKFRHCVRLTREIFGQKAFDDFRGPEIQPGESVQTDEEIDAFLREHLESAYHPCGTCRMGAASDPMAVVDPQTRVIGVEGLRVADSSIFPHVTYGNLNAPSIMTGEKAADHILGKQPLARSNQEPWVNPRAAVSDR from the coding sequence ATGCAGAACGCAGACTACATCATCATCGGTTCCGGATCGGCCGGTTCGGCGCTGGCCTACCGGCTGTCGGAGGACGGCAAGCATAGTGTCATGGTGCTGGAATATGGCGGGTCGGATATCGGGCCATTCATCCAGATGCCGGCGGCGCTGGCCTGGCCGATGAGCATGAAGCGCTATAACTGGGGCTATCTTTCCGAACCCGAGCCGCACCTCAACAACCGGCGCATCACCGCGCCGCGCGGGAAAGTGCTGGGCGGCTCGTCTTCCATCAACGGGCTCGTCTATGTTCGCGGCCATGCGGAGGACTTCAACCGCTGGGAAGAGCTCGGCGCGCAGGGCTGGGCCTATGCGGACGTGCTGCCCTACTACAAGCGCATGGAGACCTCGCAGGGCGGCGAGGCCGGCTGGCGCGGCACGGACGGGCCGCTGCACGTGCGGCGCGGCCCGGTGACGAACCCGCTGTTCCACGCCTTCATCCAGGCCGGCAGCCAGGCGGGTTTCGAGCTGACGGACGACTATAACGGCTCCAAGCAGGAAGGCTTCGGCCTGATGGAGCAGACCATCCACAACGGCCGGCGCTGGTCGGCGGCGAACGCCTATCTGCGTCCCGCCATGAAGCGGCCGAACGTCTCGCTGGTACGCTGCTTCGCGCGGAGGATCGTCATCGAGAACGGCCGCGCGGTCGGCGTCGAGATCGAGCGGAACGGCAAGGTCGAGGTGGTGAAGGCGAACCGCGAGGTTATCGTCTCGGCCTCGTCCTTCAACTCGCCGAAACTCCTGATGCTCTCCGGCATCGGCCCGGCGCAGCACCTGAAGGACATGGGCATCGAGGTGAAGGTGGACCGGCCGGGCGTCGGCGCCAATCTTCAGGACCACATGGAGTTCTATTTCCAGCAGATCTCCACCAAGCCGGTCTCGCTCTATTCCTGGCTTCCGTGGTTCTGGCAGGGCGTGGCGGGCGCGCAGTGGCTGCTCTCCAAGGGCGGGCTTGGCGCCTCCAACCAGTTCGAGGCCTGCGCCTTCCTGCGCTCGGCGCCGGGGCTGAGACAGCCGGACATCCAGTACCACTTCCTGCCCGTCGCCATCTCCTACGACGGCAAGGCGGCGGCCAAGAGCCACGGCTTCCAGGTGCATGTCGGCTACAACCTGTCGAGATCGCGCGGCAACGTCACCCTGCGCTCGTCCGACCCGATGGCCGATCCGCTCATCCGCTTCAATTATATGAGCCATGAGGAAGACTGGGTGAAATTCCGCCACTGCGTGCGGCTTACCCGCGAGATCTTCGGCCAGAAGGCCTTCGACGATTTCCGCGGGCCGGAAATCCAGCCGGGCGAGAGCGTCCAGACGGACGAGGAGATCGACGCCTTCCTGCGCGAGCACCTGGAGAGCGCCTATCACCCCTGCGGCACCTGCCGCATGGGCGCGGCGAGCGACCCGATGGCCGTGGTGGACCCGCAAACCCGTGTGATAGGCGTCGAGGGCTTGCGCGTCGCGGACAGCTCGATCTTCCCGCACGTCACCTACGGCAACCTCAACGCCCCCTCGATCATGACCGGCGAGAAGGCGGCAGACCACATCCTCGGCAAGCAGCCGCTGGCCCGCTCCAACCAGGAGCCCTGGGTGAACCCGCGCGCGGCGGTGAGCGATCGGTAG
- the crcB gene encoding fluoride efflux transporter CrcB yields MNYLIVFLGAGVGGAGRHGVNVLAARLFGTAFPAGTLVVNVLGCLLMGLIAGFFAFRGHLPQEARLFLATGILGGFTTFSAFSLDAALLWERGEAGLAALYVGASVILSLLAVAAGLTLSRLMLAGGAA; encoded by the coding sequence ATGAACTATCTGATCGTCTTTCTCGGTGCGGGCGTCGGCGGGGCCGGCCGGCATGGGGTGAACGTGCTGGCGGCGCGCCTGTTCGGCACGGCTTTTCCCGCCGGAACGCTCGTCGTCAACGTGCTCGGCTGCCTGCTGATGGGGCTGATCGCCGGCTTCTTCGCCTTTCGCGGGCACCTGCCGCAGGAGGCGCGGCTTTTCCTGGCGACCGGCATTCTCGGCGGCTTCACCACCTTTTCCGCCTTCTCGCTCGATGCGGCGCTGCTCTGGGAGCGCGGCGAGGCGGGGCTGGCGGCGCTTTATGTCGGGGCGTCCGTGATCTTGTCGCTCCTCGCCGTGGCGGCCGGGCTGACGCTGTCGCGCCTGATGCTCGCGGGAGGTGCAGCGTGA
- the betC gene encoding choline-sulfatase, with protein sequence MTASKPNILIIMVDQLNGKLFPDGPADFLHAPHMKALAARSARFRNNYTSSPLCAPARASFMAGQLPSRTRVYDNAAEYVSSIPTFAHHLRRAGYYTALSGKMHFVGPDQLHGFEERLTTDIYPADFGWTPDYRKPGERIDWWYHNMGSVTGAGVAEITNQMEYDDEVAFLANQKLYQLSRENDDQYRRPWCLTVSFTHPHDPYVARRKFWDLYEDCEHLMPEVGMLEEQDPHSARILHSCDYASFAISGEDVRRSRQAYFANISYLDEKVGELVDTLARTRMLDDTLVLFCSDHGDMLGERGLWFKMNFFEGSARVPLMIAGPGVTPGLHLAPTSNLDVTPTLCDLAGISMDEVMPWTDGESLLPVINGGERIAPVLMEYAAEASYAPLVGIREGKWKYIHCALDPEQLYDLEADPLELSNLAASENPVIKATLEAFRQMREARWDMAAFDEAVRESQARRWVVYEALRNGAYYPWDHQPLQKASERYMRNHMNLDNLEESKRYPRGE encoded by the coding sequence GTGACCGCCAGCAAGCCGAACATCCTGATCATCATGGTCGACCAGCTCAACGGGAAGCTCTTCCCGGACGGGCCGGCGGACTTCCTGCATGCGCCGCACATGAAGGCGCTCGCGGCGCGCTCGGCGCGGTTCCGCAACAACTACACCTCCTCGCCGCTCTGCGCGCCGGCCCGCGCCTCCTTCATGGCCGGGCAGCTGCCGAGCCGAACGAGGGTCTACGACAATGCGGCGGAATATGTCTCCTCCATCCCGACCTTCGCGCATCACCTGCGCCGCGCCGGCTACTACACGGCACTGTCAGGGAAAATGCACTTCGTCGGGCCGGACCAGCTGCACGGTTTCGAGGAGCGGCTGACCACCGACATCTATCCGGCGGATTTCGGCTGGACGCCGGATTACCGCAAGCCGGGCGAGCGCATCGACTGGTGGTATCACAATATGGGTTCGGTGACGGGCGCGGGCGTCGCCGAGATCACCAACCAGATGGAATATGACGACGAGGTCGCCTTCCTCGCGAACCAGAAGCTCTACCAGCTCTCGCGGGAAAACGACGACCAGTACCGCCGTCCCTGGTGCCTCACGGTCTCGTTCACCCATCCGCACGATCCCTATGTGGCGCGCCGAAAGTTCTGGGACCTCTACGAGGACTGCGAGCACCTGATGCCGGAGGTCGGCATGCTGGAGGAACAGGACCCGCATTCCGCCCGCATCCTGCATTCCTGCGATTATGCCAGCTTCGCGATCAGCGGCGAGGACGTGCGCCGCTCGCGCCAGGCCTATTTCGCCAACATCTCCTATCTCGACGAGAAGGTCGGCGAACTCGTCGACACGCTGGCGCGCACGCGCATGCTGGACGACACGCTGGTCCTGTTCTGCTCGGACCACGGCGACATGCTCGGCGAGCGCGGCCTGTGGTTCAAGATGAACTTCTTCGAGGGTTCGGCCCGCGTGCCACTGATGATAGCGGGTCCGGGCGTCACGCCCGGCCTGCATCTCGCGCCGACCTCCAATCTCGACGTGACGCCGACGCTCTGCGACCTTGCCGGCATCTCCATGGACGAGGTGATGCCCTGGACGGACGGCGAAAGCCTCCTGCCGGTCATCAACGGCGGCGAGCGCATCGCGCCGGTGCTGATGGAATATGCGGCGGAAGCCTCCTATGCGCCGCTCGTCGGCATCCGCGAGGGCAAGTGGAAGTACATCCATTGCGCGCTCGACCCGGAACAGCTCTACGACCTCGAGGCCGATCCGCTGGAGCTCAGCAATCTCGCCGCCTCGGAAAACCCTGTTATCAAGGCGACCCTGGAGGCCTTCCGGCAGATGCGCGAGGCGCGCTGGGACATGGCCGCCTTCGACGAAGCCGTGCGCGAAAGCCAGGCACGGCGCTGGGTGGTCTACGAGGCACTGCGCAACGGTGCCTATTACCCCTGGGACCACCAGCCGCTGCAGAAGGCGTCCGAACGCTACATGCGCAACCACATGAACCTCGACAATCTCGAGGAATCCAAACGCTATCCGCGGGGAGAATAA
- a CDS encoding phosphoadenylyl-sulfate reductase, whose amino-acid sequence MTALTGNGTAEALNDKLAGLDLAGRLALVAELGGRVVFTTSLGIEDQVITAAIGTGRLSIDVVTLETGRLFKETVELIDETEGQYGITITRYAPVQDDIDAYAATYGLNGFYESVEARHACCGVRKLKPLARALEGASFWITGLRRGQSGNRADTPFAEYDAERNLIKINPLADWDIARIKAYVTENAVPVNAMHNRGYPSIGCEPCTRAIKPGEPERAGRWWWENDEKRECGLHVAEAAASPIPAPSAA is encoded by the coding sequence ATGACTGCTCTTACCGGAAACGGGACTGCGGAAGCCCTGAACGACAAACTGGCCGGTCTCGACCTTGCCGGGCGCCTTGCGCTCGTGGCCGAGCTTGGCGGGCGTGTCGTCTTCACCACCAGCCTCGGCATCGAGGACCAGGTCATCACCGCCGCCATCGGCACCGGGCGCCTTAGCATCGATGTCGTGACGCTGGAGACGGGCCGGCTGTTCAAGGAGACCGTCGAGCTCATCGACGAGACCGAGGGCCAGTACGGCATTACCATCACCCGCTATGCGCCCGTACAGGACGACATCGACGCCTATGCGGCGACGTATGGCCTCAACGGCTTCTACGAGAGCGTCGAAGCCCGCCACGCCTGTTGTGGCGTGCGCAAGCTGAAGCCGCTTGCGCGCGCGCTCGAAGGGGCATCCTTCTGGATCACCGGCCTGCGCCGCGGCCAGTCCGGCAACCGCGCCGATACGCCCTTCGCCGAGTACGACGCGGAGCGGAACCTCATCAAGATCAACCCGCTGGCCGACTGGGACATCGCGCGCATCAAGGCCTATGTCACCGAGAATGCCGTGCCGGTGAACGCGATGCACAATCGTGGCTACCCCTCCATCGGCTGCGAGCCCTGCACGCGCGCCATCAAGCCGGGCGAGCCCGAGCGCGCCGGCCGCTGGTGGTGGGAGAACGACGAGAAACGCGAATGCGGCCTGCACGTTGCCGAGGCCGCCGCTTCCCCCATCCCGGCCCCTAGCGCCGCCTGA
- the betI gene encoding transcriptional regulator BetI gives MPKVGMEPVRRKALVDATLRAVGDHGSLTVTMSEIARHAGVSPALAHHYFGSKEQLVIETIRSLLRQLRQDAVAALKAAATPREKLSAIIRVNFQAHQFAPETVAAWLAFYSEAQRSEAVRRLLVVYARRLNSNLLASLRQLCPATRAVEIADGAAAMIDGLYLRQGLKSAPVSIESSIALTESYVDAQLRACAAEVGK, from the coding sequence ATGCCGAAGGTTGGGATGGAGCCGGTGCGCCGCAAGGCGCTGGTGGACGCGACGCTGAGGGCGGTCGGCGATCACGGCTCGCTGACGGTCACCATGTCGGAGATCGCCCGCCATGCCGGCGTTTCCCCTGCCCTTGCGCACCATTATTTCGGCTCCAAGGAACAGCTCGTCATCGAGACGATCCGCAGCCTGCTGCGCCAGTTACGCCAGGATGCGGTGGCGGCGCTGAAGGCGGCCGCGACGCCGCGCGAAAAACTCTCGGCGATCATCCGCGTCAATTTCCAGGCACACCAGTTCGCGCCGGAAACCGTCGCCGCCTGGCTCGCCTTCTATTCGGAAGCCCAGCGCTCGGAGGCGGTGCGGCGCCTGCTCGTCGTCTATGCGCGGCGGCTCAATTCCAACCTGCTGGCGAGCCTCAGGCAGCTCTGCCCGGCGACGCGCGCCGTGGAGATCGCCGACGGCGCGGCGGCTATGATCGACGGGCTCTACCTGCGGCAGGGGCTGAAGTCCGCGCCCGTCAGCATCGAATCGTCCATCGCGCTGACGGAAAGCTATGTCGATGCGCAATTGCGGGCCTGCGCGGCGGAGGTGGGGAAATGA
- a CDS encoding nucleotidyltransferase family protein, with the protein MNRIDAVRKLRQHADAVKGMGATALYLFGSTARDEALASSDLDLFIDYDPAARFSLIDLIGIKQFLEENLSVAVDVTTRSSLHPMLRDDIEQSAVRVF; encoded by the coding sequence ATGAACAGGATCGATGCCGTCCGGAAACTTCGCCAGCACGCCGATGCCGTCAAGGGCATGGGCGCCACGGCGCTATATCTGTTCGGCTCCACGGCGCGCGACGAAGCCCTCGCTTCGAGCGATCTCGACCTTTTCATCGATTACGATCCGGCCGCGCGATTTTCCCTCATCGACCTCATCGGCATAAAGCAGTTCCTGGAGGAAAACCTTTCCGTCGCAGTGGACGTGACCACGCGGAGCAGCCTGCATCCGATGCTCCGCGACGACATAGAACAATCGGCGGTCCGCGTTTTCTGA
- the betB gene encoding betaine-aldehyde dehydrogenase → MRAQPKASHFIDGEYVEDAAGTPFESLYPATGEVIARLHAATPAIVEKAIASAKRAQKEWAAMSPTARGRILKRAAEIMRERNRELSELETLDTGKPIQETIVADPTSGADAFEFFGGIAAAGLNGDYIPLGQDFAFTKRVPLGVCVGIGAWNYPQQIACWKGAPALVCGNAMVFKPSENTPLGALKIAEILIEAGLPKGLYNVIQGDRTTGPLLVNHPDVAKVSLTGSVPTGKQVAGAAASDLKHVTMELGGKSPLIVFDDADLESAIGGAMLGNFYSTGQVCSNGTRVFVQKGIKDRFLSRLKERTEKILIGDPMDEATQLGPMVSKVQRDKVLDYIEKGKAEGATLLTGGGIPNDVSGDGYYIQPTVFADVTDGMTIAREEIFGPVMCVLDFDHEDEVIERGNATEFGLSGGVFTSDLTRAHRVVDQLEAGTLWINAYNLAPVEIPFGGSKQSGFGRENSLAALEHYSELKTVYVSMGKVEAPY, encoded by the coding sequence ATGAGAGCCCAACCTAAAGCCTCGCACTTCATCGACGGCGAGTATGTCGAGGATGCCGCCGGCACGCCCTTCGAAAGCCTCTACCCCGCCACTGGGGAGGTGATCGCCAGGCTGCACGCCGCAACGCCCGCCATCGTGGAAAAGGCCATCGCCTCCGCCAAGCGGGCGCAGAAGGAATGGGCGGCAATGAGCCCGACGGCGCGCGGGCGCATCCTGAAACGCGCCGCCGAGATCATGCGCGAGAGGAACCGCGAGCTTTCCGAGCTTGAAACGCTCGATACCGGCAAGCCGATCCAGGAGACCATCGTCGCCGACCCGACCTCCGGCGCGGACGCCTTCGAATTCTTCGGCGGCATCGCGGCAGCCGGCCTCAACGGCGACTATATCCCGCTCGGCCAGGACTTCGCCTTCACCAAGCGCGTGCCGCTCGGGGTCTGCGTCGGCATCGGGGCGTGGAACTACCCGCAGCAGATCGCCTGCTGGAAGGGCGCGCCGGCGCTGGTCTGCGGCAATGCCATGGTCTTCAAGCCCTCGGAGAACACGCCGCTCGGCGCGCTGAAGATCGCGGAAATCCTGATCGAAGCCGGCCTGCCGAAGGGCCTCTACAACGTCATCCAGGGCGACCGGACGACCGGACCGCTGCTCGTCAACCATCCTGACGTCGCCAAGGTCTCGCTGACCGGCTCCGTGCCGACGGGCAAGCAGGTGGCGGGCGCCGCCGCTTCCGACCTCAAGCATGTGACGATGGAACTCGGCGGCAAGTCGCCGCTCATCGTCTTCGACGACGCCGACCTCGAAAGCGCCATCGGCGGGGCGATGCTCGGCAATTTCTATTCGACGGGACAAGTCTGCTCGAACGGCACGCGCGTCTTCGTGCAGAAGGGCATCAAGGACAGGTTCCTGTCCCGCCTCAAGGAGCGCACGGAGAAGATCCTGATCGGCGATCCGATGGACGAGGCGACGCAGCTCGGGCCGATGGTCTCGAAGGTGCAGCGCGACAAGGTTCTCGACTATATCGAGAAGGGCAAGGCCGAGGGCGCGACGCTTTTGACCGGAGGCGGAATCCCTAACGACGTTTCGGGCGACGGCTACTACATCCAGCCGACCGTGTTCGCCGACGTCACCGACGGCATGACCATCGCGCGCGAGGAGATTTTCGGGCCGGTCATGTGCGTGCTCGACTTCGACCACGAGGACGAGGTGATCGAACGCGGCAACGCCACGGAATTCGGCCTTTCCGGCGGCGTCTTCACCTCCGACCTCACCCGCGCGCACCGCGTCGTCGACCAGCTTGAAGCCGGCACGCTGTGGATCAACGCCTACAACCTCGCCCCGGTCGAAATCCCCTTCGGCGGCTCCAAGCAATCCGGTTTCGGGCGGGAGAACTCGCTGGCCGCGCTGGAGCACTATTCCGAGCTGAAGACGGTCTATGTCTCGATGGGCAAGGTCGAGGCGCCGTATTGA
- a CDS encoding toxin-antitoxin system TumE family protein, producing MFAQMVIWQVPTPLRGSRHLFKYRLAFVVDGVCVMRYDNEAGKGDHIHFGAEEHPYVFSSVRKLLLDFRANMKGWIDEHTHD from the coding sequence ATGTTCGCTCAGATGGTCATTTGGCAAGTACCCACCCCGTTGCGCGGCAGCCGTCACCTCTTCAAGTATCGCCTGGCCTTCGTTGTCGATGGCGTTTGTGTGATGCGCTACGATAACGAGGCAGGCAAGGGAGACCACATTCACTTCGGCGCAGAAGAACATCCGTATGTCTTTAGCAGCGTCCGCAAGCTGCTGCTGGATTTCAGGGCCAACATGAAAGGATGGATTGATGAACACACTCACGATTAG
- a CDS encoding HepT-like ribonuclease domain-containing protein, translating into MTGRKVGPVLAEILDAIGGIEAHTAGKSLADFKQDWLLRLATQRALEIVSEASRHIPDELLPLAPDVPWKQIRGIGNILCHEYHRIADDVVWAVVTENLSPLKSAVEAIKAALPDE; encoded by the coding sequence ATGACCGGACGCAAAGTCGGGCCTGTCCTCGCTGAAATCCTCGACGCCATCGGCGGCATCGAGGCCCATACTGCCGGCAAGTCCCTCGCCGACTTCAAACAGGACTGGCTGTTGCGTCTCGCGACCCAGCGTGCGCTGGAAATCGTCTCGGAGGCATCCCGGCACATTCCCGACGAATTGCTGCCCCTTGCACCAGATGTGCCGTGGAAGCAGATCCGCGGCATCGGCAACATCCTTTGTCACGAGTACCACAGGATCGCGGACGACGTGGTCTGGGCGGTCGTGACGGAAAACCTGAGCCCGCTCAAGTCCGCTGTCGAAGCCATCAAGGCGGCTCTCCCCGACGAATAG
- a CDS encoding HVO_A0114 family putative DNA-binding protein, producing MNTLTIRLQSYENMIAEVERNSASAAKGEGGDAQPTFSFESWEAMHRTLAPKRTEIVMAMAGRGSLTVREVAKLVNRDIKNVHGDLDMLVKSGVVDKTEDGFAFPYDRIHFEFDMEAAA from the coding sequence ATGAACACACTCACGATTAGGCTTCAGAGCTACGAGAATATGATCGCAGAAGTCGAGCGCAATTCGGCATCGGCGGCCAAGGGCGAGGGCGGCGATGCACAGCCTACTTTCAGTTTCGAATCGTGGGAGGCGATGCACCGGACGCTGGCGCCCAAGCGGACGGAGATCGTCATGGCGATGGCCGGCCGGGGCTCGCTCACCGTGCGCGAGGTGGCGAAGCTGGTGAACCGCGACATCAAGAACGTTCACGGGGATCTCGACATGCTGGTGAAAAGCGGCGTGGTCGACAAGACCGAGGACGGCTTCGCCTTCCCTTACGACCGTATCCACTTCGAATTCGACATGGAGGCCGCCGCCTGA